From the Tindallia magadiensis genome, the window TCCATGAATTGTGTTCGTATAAAAGGTCTCATGACGATGGCGCCATTTACAGCAAATACAACCATTACAAGAGATTGCTTTAAAAGATTATTTGAGTTAAACGAGAAAATGAAAGAATTAAAATTAGCTCATGCTCATATGGAATACTTGAGCATGGGTATGTCAAATGATTATGATATCGCATTGGAAGAAGGATCGAATATGATAAGAATAGGAAGTGCGATATTTGGAAATCGCAAGTATGATTAAGAGAGGAAGGTTGTTATGGCAGAAAAATTTGTTGATAAAGTGAAGCATTTTATGGGTTTGGATGTTTTTGAGGAAGAAGATGATGAGGACGTTTATCCAGAACCTCTCTATCCGTCACAAGAAGAAATCAGAGGAGAAAGTCATCCTAAAGCTAATAAAGTTGTTAATATTCATACAACAAGTCAGATGAAAGTCGTTATTTTTGAGCCAAGTGCGTATGACGAAGTTCAAAATATAGTAGATAATTTAAAAAACAGAAAGCCTGTTATTGTAAACTTGGAAACATTGGAGTCGGATGTAGCCAGAAAAATATTTGAATTTCTGAATGGAGCTATTTATGCTCTGGATGGCAGTATTCAAAAGGTTTCCTCTGAAATATTTATTCTTGCGCCTAACAATGTTGAAATAGCAGGTAATATTAAGGAAGAACTTAAAAGCAAAGGGGTATTTCCCTGGCAAAACAGATAAAGGAGAGTGACAGTTTGTTTTCGACAACGACAATTATGATGGCCGTACACTATTTTGCTAGACTATTAAACTTTTTTATTCTAGTGAGGGTGATTTTCTCATGGATCCGCGTAAATCCCTATAGTGCTGCTGGTCAGTTTATTTATGGTGTAACAGAACCGATATTAGCACCAATAAGAGGGCTTATTCAGGATGTTTTTAAGTATCAGGGAATGATTGATTTTTCGCCTATTCTTGGGATTGTAATGATTAATATGGTATCTAATTTTGTGATTAATATATTAAGATAAGATACACTTTATAAAGTGGAAGGTTTGACGTTATTTATGAAAGAGAATGAGCTAAACTTCATTACAGATGACTATATAAGAAACATGTGGAAAAAAATATTAGACCAGGCAGATCGAGCTGTGAGACAGTATCAAACTACCAGTACTTCTTTTTTAACGCCTGCTGAATGGAGTTATTCATCAGAGATATTAAGATTAGTGCCTAATTTACATTGGACTTTGGATGGTGGTCATGAGCATACAGAACGAAAGAGGCTGTACATGAGACATGAAGACCTAGCTGGAGTTCCACAAGATTCGTGTATAGATATATTATCGATTCGGTCTACGTCTAAATTTCGCTCATTGACTCATCGGGATTACTTAGGTTCGATTCTTTCACTGGGATTAAAAAGAGAAAAGCTGGGTGATGTGATCGTTTCTGATCATGAAGCGGTTGTATTTGTGGCTAGGGAAGTATCCGAGTTCATTAGGCTTCATCTTAATAAAATAGCGAACTGTTCCGTTGAAATTTCGCAAATAAGGCCTGAAAATGTGTTAATAGAAGAACCTGAGTATAAGTTGGTGAAAGGTACTGTAGCTTCTCTCAGAGCTGACTCTGTTATTGCTCTGGCCTATGCTATTTCTCGAGCCAATGCTCAAACAATGCTCAAACAGGATAAGGTAAAAATTAACTGGAAACAAAATAGTAAAACAAACTATGAACTCAAAATAAATGATACAATATCCGTTTCTGGAAAAGGAAGAGCTGTCGTACTGGATATTGGAAAAGTTACGAAATCAAATAGAAGGCATGTTCTCATTGGACGCAAAAGCTAAGTGACGGGAGGAAGAATCATGATTACACCTCTGGATATTCAGAATAAAGAATTCAAGAAAAGTGTTAGAGGATACAACGAAGCGGAGGTAGATGCCTTTCTTGATGAAATAATGGCTGATTATGAGGTTCTTTATAAAGAAAACCTAGAAATGAAGGAAAAGCTGGAAATTGATGAGAAGCAAGTTGAAAAATACAAACAAATGGAAGATACCCTAAAGGAAACATTGGTAGTTGCTCAATCAACAGCGGAAGAGTTAAGGGTAAATGCTATGAAAAAATCGGATGTTATTATTCAAGAAGCAGAATTAAAGGCAAAAAGTATTATTAATGAAGCTAAGGCGGAAGTGGATAAACTTTATCAACAGCATGATGAGATGCTTAGACAACTACAAATTTTCAAGACTCGATATCGCACTTTATTACAATCACAGATGGATTCGTTATTAGTAGACGCAACATCCTTGGCAGATGAACTGTCTTCGCAGAAAACACCACCAAACAAAGATGAAAAAGGAGATAATACACTATCAGAAGACAGGAGAGAAATTGCTGAATGAAATGGGTTATTATTTTTATAACAATTCTGCTGGATCAACTGTCTAAAAGATTTGCTGTTCTCTACTTAAAAGAATTAGAGCAAATACCTGTAATAGAAGGGTTTTTTCATTTGCGATATTTAGAAAATCGTGGAGCTGCTTTTGGTCTCTTGCAAGACCGGCAACTATTTTTTTTAGTGATTACAACTTTAATTGTCGGATGGATATTTTGGTTTCTTGTTAAAAATCCAAATATGAACCGGCTTTTAGTGATATCTTTAAGCCTGATTTCAGGAGGAGCGATAGGGAATTTTATTGATCGGCTTTTTTTTGGATATGTTGTTGATTTTTTTGATTTTTTAGTGTGGCCTGTTTTCAATATTGCTGACATTGCAATTGTCATAGGACAGGTGTTACTAATATATTTTATTATTAAAGATAAGCCGATTAACGAAGGGATGTAGTACATGGGTAAAAAGCAGTTTAAAGCAGACGATCATCATGACGGCTTAAGGCTTGATCAGTTCCTGGTTACTCAAATGGAAGAGCATAGTCGCAGTTTTCTTCAAAAATGCATTAAAGAGCATAAGGTACTAGTAAATGATAAGACTCAGAAAAATCGATATGTGATAAAAACAGGTGATATTATTTCTGTTGATCTGATAGAACCAGAAGAACTTCAGGTAGAAGCTGAAAACATACCGATTGATATTGTTTACGAAGATGATTTTTTAGTGGTTATTAATAAACCTCAAAATTTAGTTGTTCATCCATCGGCAGGGCACTGGCAAGGTACGCTGGTGAACGCTTTATTATTTCATTGTAAAGATGGATTGTCGGGGATCAATGGAATGATTCGCCCGGGAATTGTGCATAGAATAGATAAAGACACCTCTGGGCTTTTAGTGGTTGCTAAAACAGATCATGCTCATAAACATCTTGCAAAACAGCTTTCAGAACATACTATGTTACGAAGTTATAAAGCTGTTGTTCGTGGTGTTATAGAAGAAGATGAGATAAAAATTGATGCACCGATAGGTAGGCATACGGTTCAAAGAAAAAAAATGGCTGTTGTAAAAGAAGGAAAATCGGCAATAACGAATATAAAGGTTTTGCAGCGGTATCATAATCATACATTGATCCATGCAAGCTTAGAAACTGGGAGAACACATCAAATACGTGTTCATATGGCATATATTGGACATCCGGTTGTTGGGGATGAATTATACTCTCGACCGGAAAAGCATTTTAACCTTAAGGGTCAGGCGTTACATGCTTATGAACTAGGTTTTCTTCATCCAGAAACAAACAAACTAGTTCACTTTAATGCGCCCTTACCATCGTATTTCGAATCTCTGTTAAAAATGATTTAGATAGTTAGAAAAAGCGGTTAGAAAGGAAGTTTTTTCCTTTCTAACCGCTTAATAGTTTGTTACTGTTTACAGTGTGAAAATAATACATTTAATGCTTAATAGATGGTGCTAGAAAAAGCATTGCGATTTGGCTGTCTTTCTTCTAATAGCAAGTCAGCCATTTCATCAGCGATTACCTGACATTTATCAAAATCAGCTTCTTTTGGAGACGATAAAGCTTCGACAGATTCTCCTACTTGCTTCCACTTAGTTTTTTCGGCAAATTTATTTAAGTTTGAAACACCACCGCCACTCCAGGAAGCAGTTCCAAAAATGCCAAGGAATCGGTTTTTGATCTGTGAATTGTCAATTTTGCTAACCAACGCTTCCATCGTTGGAAACATTCCGGTATTGTAAGCACAACTTCCGAGGATAATCCCTTTAAACCTCCAAATGTCGCTGATAATATAAGACATATGAGTTTTAGAGGCATCATAAATTCTAATATTTTTGATACCTCTATCAGATAATCGTCGAGCAATAGAGTCGGCCATTTGCTGAGTGTTTCCATACATAGACCCATAGGCAATAACAACACCTTCTTCTGTCTCACCTTTAGACCAGCAGTCATAGTAGCGAATAATATGTTCAGGTGCAGTTCTCCATACAGGACCATGGGTAGGAGCAATAACAGATATTTCAATGTTTAAGTCATTTATTTTTTTGAGTGCCTTTTGAACCATAGGTCCATATTTTCCTACAATATTAGAATAGTATCGTCGAGTTTCATCCATATAAAATTCTAAGTTAACCTCATCATCAAATACACCACCATCTAAAGAACCGAAACCTCCAAAAGCATCGCCGGAAAAAAGAATTTTTTGTGAAGTTTCGTATGTCATCATGGTTTCAGGCCAATGTACCATAGGGGTCATGACAAATAATAATTCATGCTTACCTAAAGGAAGGGTGTCTCCTTCCCCAACTTCATGATAAGCATCCATTGCACCATAAAAGTTTTCCAGCATTTCAAATGTTTTCTTATTACCAACGATTTGTAGATTAGGATATCTTGCTTTTAATGCTTTAACAGCACCAGAGTGATCAGGCTCCATA encodes:
- a CDS encoding cell division protein SepF: MAEKFVDKVKHFMGLDVFEEEDDEDVYPEPLYPSQEEIRGESHPKANKVVNIHTTSQMKVVIFEPSAYDEVQNIVDNLKNRKPVIVNLETLESDVARKIFEFLNGAIYALDGSIQKVSSEIFILAPNNVEIAGNIKEELKSKGVFPWQNR
- a CDS encoding YggT family protein, with translation MFSTTTIMMAVHYFARLLNFFILVRVIFSWIRVNPYSAAGQFIYGVTEPILAPIRGLIQDVFKYQGMIDFSPILGIVMINMVSNFVINILR
- a CDS encoding YlmH family RNA-binding protein; the protein is MKENELNFITDDYIRNMWKKILDQADRAVRQYQTTSTSFLTPAEWSYSSEILRLVPNLHWTLDGGHEHTERKRLYMRHEDLAGVPQDSCIDILSIRSTSKFRSLTHRDYLGSILSLGLKREKLGDVIVSDHEAVVFVAREVSEFIRLHLNKIANCSVEISQIRPENVLIEEPEYKLVKGTVASLRADSVIALAYAISRANAQTMLKQDKVKINWKQNSKTNYELKINDTISVSGKGRAVVLDIGKVTKSNRRHVLIGRKS
- a CDS encoding DivIVA domain-containing protein, with amino-acid sequence MITPLDIQNKEFKKSVRGYNEAEVDAFLDEIMADYEVLYKENLEMKEKLEIDEKQVEKYKQMEDTLKETLVVAQSTAEELRVNAMKKSDVIIQEAELKAKSIINEAKAEVDKLYQQHDEMLRQLQIFKTRYRTLLQSQMDSLLVDATSLADELSSQKTPPNKDEKGDNTLSEDRREIAE
- the lspA gene encoding signal peptidase II, yielding MKWVIIFITILLDQLSKRFAVLYLKELEQIPVIEGFFHLRYLENRGAAFGLLQDRQLFFLVITTLIVGWIFWFLVKNPNMNRLLVISLSLISGGAIGNFIDRLFFGYVVDFFDFLVWPVFNIADIAIVIGQVLLIYFIIKDKPINEGM
- a CDS encoding RluA family pseudouridine synthase, encoding MGKKQFKADDHHDGLRLDQFLVTQMEEHSRSFLQKCIKEHKVLVNDKTQKNRYVIKTGDIISVDLIEPEELQVEAENIPIDIVYEDDFLVVINKPQNLVVHPSAGHWQGTLVNALLFHCKDGLSGINGMIRPGIVHRIDKDTSGLLVVAKTDHAHKHLAKQLSEHTMLRSYKAVVRGVIEEDEIKIDAPIGRHTVQRKKMAVVKEGKSAITNIKVLQRYHNHTLIHASLETGRTHQIRVHMAYIGHPVVGDELYSRPEKHFNLKGQALHAYELGFLHPETNKLVHFNAPLPSYFESLLKMI
- a CDS encoding FprA family A-type flavoprotein, translated to MLTTVNVSDSTYYIGVNDRETYLFENLWPLDKGVSYNSYLINDDKVAVFDTVKNTKINEYLEKIQSLIGDKNVDYLIINHMEPDHSGAVKALKARYPNLQIVGNKKTFEMLENFYGAMDAYHEVGEGDTLPLGKHELLFVMTPMVHWPETMMTYETSQKILFSGDAFGGFGSLDGGVFDDEVNLEFYMDETRRYYSNIVGKYGPMVQKALKKINDLNIEISVIAPTHGPVWRTAPEHIIRYYDCWSKGETEEGVVIAYGSMYGNTQQMADSIARRLSDRGIKNIRIYDASKTHMSYIISDIWRFKGIILGSCAYNTGMFPTMEALVSKIDNSQIKNRFLGIFGTASWSGGGVSNLNKFAEKTKWKQVGESVEALSSPKEADFDKCQVIADEMADLLLEERQPNRNAFSSTIY